In Ferrigenium kumadai, the DNA window CATGCAGGATGCCGCACGCCAAGGCTTCCGTTTGCTTGCGGTGGCGATGCGCCCTACCGCAGACACGCAACGCAACCTGGACTTCACCGACATGCGGGGCGGCTTCGCACTGCTCGGCGTGTTCGCCATCGCCGACCCGCCGCGCGACGAAGCGATCCGCGCGGTCGCCCACTGCAAGGCGGCCGGCATCCACGTCAAGATGATCACCGGCGACCACCTCGACACCGCGCGCGCCATCGGCGCACGCTTCGGCCTGTCGTCGGAACGTGTGTTATCCGGCAGCGACATCGAGCAGATGAGCCCGGACGAACTGCGCCGCGCGGTGACCGAGGCGGAGATCTTCGCGCGCGCCAGCCCGGAACATAAACTCGCGCTGGTGCAGGCGCTGCAGGCCAACGGCGAAGTGGTGGCGATGACCGGCGACGGCGTGAACGACGCACCCGCGCTGAAGCGCGCCGATGTCGGCGTGGCGATGGGGCGCAAAGGGACTGAGGCAGCAAAGGAGGCGGCCGAGATGGTGCTGGCCGACGACAATTTCGCCTCGATCGCCGCGGCAGTGGAAGAGGGACGCACCGTCTACGACAACCTGAAGAAGTCCATCGTGTTCGTCCTGCCCACCAACGGCGGCGAAGCAGCCGTGATCATCGCGGCGATCCTGCTCGGCCTGACCCTGCCGATCACGCCGGTGCAGATCCTGTGGGTGAACATGGTCACCGCCATCACGCTGTCGCTGGCCCTGGCCTTCGAACCTCCCGAGTCCGGCGTGATGCGCCGTCCGCCCCGCTCGACATCCGAGCCGCTGCTCAATGGGTTCCTGCTGTGGCGCATCCTGTTCGTCTCGCTCCTGATGGTGGCAGGCTCGCTGGGCTTCTTCCTCTGGGAGCAGGCGCGCGGAGCCAGCATCGAGGCGGCGCGCACAATGGCGGTTAACGCGCTGGTGATGGGCGAGATCTTCTACCTGTTCAACTGCCGTTTCCTGCTCGCGCCTTCCTGGAACTGGCGCGGATTCACCCAGTCGCGCCCGGTGCTCGTCTCCATCCTCTGCGTCGTGTCGCTGCAGGCGCTGTTCACCTACGCTCCGCTGTTCCAGAAAATGTTCGGCACCGTCGCCCTCGACGGGGCGGCATGGTGGCGCATCCTGCTGTTCGGCGCGCTGCTGTTCGTGATCGTGGAAACGGAGAAATTGTTGTTCAGGAGACGGCAGCGCCGTTAACCGGTCTGGCTAAGCCATCCCGCTGCCGTGCGCGTCGAATGTCTGCTTGAGTTGTCCGAGAAAGGCGCGGCGATGATCGATCGGCAGCAGGCAGTGACGGCCACCAGCGTCAGGAGAAGCATTCGGGCCGCTAGCCTCGGCGGTGCTGGATGTTACAATTCGCACCTCTCAATTCAGCCAAGGTTTACGCGATGCACACCCTGATTTGCGGTTCGATGGCCTACGACACCATCATGGTGTTCCCCGACCAGTTCAAGAAACACATCCTGCCCGAGCAGATCCACATCCTCAATGTCGCCTTCCTGGTGCCCGAGATGCGCCGCGAGTTCGGCGGCTGCGCCGGCAACATCGCCTACAACCTCAAGCTGCTGGGCGGCGACCCGATGATCATGGCGACGGTGGGCGATGACTTCTCCACCTACGCGCTGCGCCTGCAGAAGCTCGGCCTTTCGCAAGCCTACATCCGCCACATCTCCGGCAGCTATACCGGTCAGGCGTTCATCACCACCGACCTCGACGACAACCAGATCACCGCCTTCCATCCCGGCGCGATGAGCTTTTCCGAGCAGAACAGCGTCGGCGATGCGAGCAACGTCAGCCTCGGCATCGTCTCTCCTGACGGGCGCGAAGGCATGTTGCAGCACGCGCGCCAATTCCATGAAGCGGGTATCCCCTGGGTGTTCGATCCAGGCCAGGGCATGCCGATGTTCGGCGGCGATGAGCTGCTGCGTTTCGTCGAGCAGGCCGACTACGTGACGGTGAACGATTACGAAGCACAACTGTTGCAGGACAAGACCGGCAAGAAGATCGAGGAACTCGCCAAGGGCACGCGCGCATTCATCGTCACGCGCGGCGGCGAAGGCTCGACCATCTACGCCGACGGCAAGGAGATCGTCATCCCCTGCGCCAAGCCCACGGCGGTGATCGACCCGACCGGCTGCGGCGACGCCTATCGCGCCGGCCTGCTGCACGGCATCCAGCAAGGCTGGGACTGGGAAACCACCGGGCGCCTGGCCTCGCTGCTCGGCACCATCAAGATCGCCAGCCGCGGCGGCCAGAACCACGCGCCGACCAAGGACGAGCTCAAGGCGCAGTTCCAGCAGCACTTCGGGTTCGCCGTGCCGCTGTAAGCCATGCGCAAACTGCTGCTCATCGTCGCCCTGCTGCTCGCCGGTTGTGCCGGCGGCCCGGGAGGAATCGGCAGCCGTGCCGCCGAGGCGCCCAAGGAAGTCGTCAAGCTGGGCGTGATCGAGAGCGTCACGCCCATCGAACTGGATGCGAGCTCCTATGCTGGCGCGAACGTCGGCGGCGTGTTCGGCCAGGTCGGCGGTGCCAGCGGCGGCGGACGCGGAGGGGTGGTCGGCTCGATACTGGGCGGCGTGGTCGGCAGTACGCTGGGGCAACAGGCGGGCATCGCCACCACGCCCGGCCTCGAGATCTGGGTCAAGCTGGACGAGACCGGCAAGAGCACCTACGTGATGCAGCCCGGCAAGCCCGATGCCTTCCGGGTCGGCGACCGCGTGCGCGTGGTGAGCAAAAAAGGGGAAACACTCGTCGAGCCGATTCCCGTCACCGAAACGCCGAAAGATTCCCCCAAGCCCTGATGACGGACTGGTCGCGCATCTCGGCGGCAATCACCTCTGCAAGCGGAAAACCATTCAAGCTCGCCAGCCGTCACGCAAATGGCGGTGGCTGCATCAACGAGGCGTACACGCTTGATGGCGAAGATGGCACTCGTTACTTCGTCAAACTCAACGATGCGCGGCATCACTCCATGTTCGTCGCGGAAGCCGCGGGACTCGAAACGATCGCCGCGACGAATACCCTCCGCGTGCCGCAACCAATCGCACACGGCACCGCCGGACGCCAGAGCTATCTGGTACTGGAACACCTCGACCTGAACGGACGCGGCAACGCAAGACAGCTCGGCGAGCAGCTCGCCGCGCTGCACCGCAGCACTTCAAACCGATTCGGCTTTCCACAGGACAATTTCCTCGGCACCACGCTGCAACCGAACGGCTGGACAGGCGACTGGGTGCCGTTCTGGCGCGAACACCGACTGGGCTTTCAGTTGCAGCTTGCGGCAGAGAACGGCTACGGCGGGAATCTGCAGCGCTTGGGCGAAAAACTGCTGGACGCCCTGCCCGCTTTCTTCACCGGATATGCACCACAACCGTCGCTGCTGCACGGCGATCTGTGGAGCGGCAACCATGCATTTCTAGCCGACGGCATGCCGGTGATCTTCGACCCCGCGCCCTACTACGGCGACCGAGAATGCGACCTCGCGATGACGGAACTGTTCGGCGGCTACGGCGGGGATTTCTATGCTGCCTACCGCGCCACGTGGCCACTGGATGTGGGTTATGCGGTGCGCAAGGAGCTGTACAACCTGTACCACATCCTCAACCACACCAACTTGTTCGGCGGCAGCTATGCGAGGCAGGCGGAGCAGATGATGCAAAGGTCACTGGCTGCGATCGGCTGATCGGTAGTTAACAACGGTAGGGAGCTCGCCTGTCGCGTGCGGCAGGCGAGCTCTTCAAAATGAATTTGGCCGTGCAGTTTGGTACGTCAGCGTCCCTTAGATATCGAGCTGGAGCTGGATGTAAAAGGCGCGTCGGGGAAGCGGCAGGTCGGAAGGCATCCCCGCCGATCTGAAGGTGGGTTCCCATGCCTTACGATCGAACAGGTTGGTCACCATGGCGCGCGCGTCCCATCCGTCGGCGAATTTCTCGCGCCGCAAGATCAAATCCACCGTGGTGTAATCGGGAACCTTGGCCCGAGCATCGCCCGGTTCACGCATCCTGCTTGCCACATGGTTGATCGTGGTACCGACCTGCCACAGCGGAATGAAGCGCCAGTCGGCCCGCGCGAACAGACGGCGATGCGGCGCCATGCCCGCATCCTGCCCGGTGGCCTGATCAGTGGAATGCTGCAAGGAAAAACTGCCGGTCAGCCGCAGATTGTTCGTCGCATCGAACGTGGATTCCAGTTCCAGGCCTCGCCCGGTCTGATCGCCCGCATTCTGATACACCGCCGCAACAGGCAGGATGATATTGCGCATGCGGTAACGGAAAAAATTCAGATTGTTTTGCAGCGCAGCGACAGGTTGCCAGGAAAACGCCAGTTCATCGGTGGTGATGGTCTCCGGTCTGAGATTGGGACTGCCGATCACGACCGGATTGTTGATGTTGTACAGCTCCGCAAAAGAGGGGGCGCGGAAAGCCGTCCCGTGCATCGCCTTGACCACGACGTTGTAGTCCGCATCCCATACCAGGGCCAGGCGCGGATTGGTGGTGCCGCCGAAATCGGAATACCTGTCGTGCCGTACGCCTGCGGTCAGGGTCCAGTCCTTTGCGAGACTCCACTCATCCTGGACGAATGCATAGGACACGTTGCGTTTGTGCGGCAACAAATAGACCAGGGCCGGATTGCCTGT includes these proteins:
- a CDS encoding carbohydrate kinase family protein; translation: MHTLICGSMAYDTIMVFPDQFKKHILPEQIHILNVAFLVPEMRREFGGCAGNIAYNLKLLGGDPMIMATVGDDFSTYALRLQKLGLSQAYIRHISGSYTGQAFITTDLDDNQITAFHPGAMSFSEQNSVGDASNVSLGIVSPDGREGMLQHARQFHEAGIPWVFDPGQGMPMFGGDELLRFVEQADYVTVNDYEAQLLQDKTGKKIEELAKGTRAFIVTRGGEGSTIYADGKEIVIPCAKPTAVIDPTGCGDAYRAGLLHGIQQGWDWETTGRLASLLGTIKIASRGGQNHAPTKDELKAQFQQHFGFAVPL
- a CDS encoding fructosamine kinase family protein; this translates as MTDWSRISAAITSASGKPFKLASRHANGGGCINEAYTLDGEDGTRYFVKLNDARHHSMFVAEAAGLETIAATNTLRVPQPIAHGTAGRQSYLVLEHLDLNGRGNARQLGEQLAALHRSTSNRFGFPQDNFLGTTLQPNGWTGDWVPFWREHRLGFQLQLAAENGYGGNLQRLGEKLLDALPAFFTGYAPQPSLLHGDLWSGNHAFLADGMPVIFDPAPYYGDRECDLAMTELFGGYGGDFYAAYRATWPLDVGYAVRKELYNLYHILNHTNLFGGSYARQAEQMMQRSLAAIG